Proteins co-encoded in one Podospora pseudoanserina strain CBS 124.78 chromosome 7 map unlocalized CBS124.78p_7, whole genome shotgun sequence genomic window:
- a CDS encoding uncharacterized protein (COG:I; EggNog:ENOG503NX59) has translation MSGPSNRLRNVLGHIFHSATPESVPHHFSHLSPTYFLERAAAIEPDAEAVYHVTANNKILRRSYMELADRARGLAYYFRKHGYKRIGLLAPNTPAFLESIFGIVAAGGVIVPVNYRLKPDDITYIFDFAEVDCIIVDKEYENLLKAFTESHPNVKIIVDLDTDATEGVLSGPFDEAVLEGLILDRTTGSKGWSDLISARVPDEDSTIALPFTSGTTSRPKGVIYTHRGAYLATMANIVESGLNLPDGRCKYLWTLPMFHAVGWTFPWAITAVRGTHVCLRKIDYPLIWSLLKNEGVTHFNAAPTVNTLLCADPNAEVLPNPVRVTVAASPPTARLFEQMTAFNLYPVHVYGLTETYGPITRGYLLPEWDLLPPHEKFAKMARQGHGFLTSLGVRVVKTAEDGSSLGGEPVDVAKNGKEVGEIVFEGNICCKGYYKDPEATRKLFEGGVLRSGDLAVWCEDGSILIQDRQKDIIISGGENISSVALESMLVEHPSVLEAGVVAVPDSHWGERPKAYLTVKQGQTIDEKEFIDWAKHQSSISKFMVPREVEVVRELPKTSTGKIRKNVLRDWAKKGTPGDVKL, from the exons ATGTCAGGTCCCTCCAACCGCCTCAGAAACGTCCTCGGCCACATCTTCCACTCGGCTACCCCTGAATCAGTACCCCACCacttctcccacctctcgCCAACTTACTTCCTCGAACGCGCCGCTGCCATTGAGCCCGATGCCGAGGCCGTCTACCATGTCacagccaacaacaagatCCTCCGGCGGTCCTACATGGAGCTCGCTGACCGTGCCCGTGGGCTGGCGTACTACTTCCGCAAGCATGGCTACAAGCGCATTGGTCTGCTAGCACCCAACACGCCGGCGTTTTTGGAGAGCATCTTTGGgattgttgctgctgggggtgtGATTGTGCCAGTAAACTACAGGCTGAAGCCAGATGATATCACCTACATCTTTGACTTTGCCGAGGTGGACTGCATCATTGTCGACAAGGAGTATGAGAATCTGTTGAAGGCCTTTACAGAATCTCACCCCAATGTCAAAATCATCGTTGATCTT GACACCGACGCAACAGAAGGCGTCCTCTCCGGCCCCTTTGACGAAGCAGTCCTCGAAggcctcatcctcgaccgCACCACCGGCTCAAAAGGCTGGTCAGACCTCATCTCAGCCCGTGTCCCCGACGAAGATtccaccatcgccctccCTTTCACCTCTGGCACAACCTCCCGCCCAAAGGGGGTAATCTACACCCACCGCGGGGCCTACCTGGCAACCATGGCCAACATTGTCGAGTCgggcctcaacctcccagacGGCAGGTGCAAGTATCTCTGGACCCTCCCCATGTTCCACGCCGTAGGCTGGACCTTTCCCTGGGCCATCACCGCCGTGAGGGGAACCCACGTCTGTCTGAGGAAGATAGACTACCCGCTTATCTGGTCTCTTCTCAAAAACGAGGGGGTCACCCACTTCAACGCAGCACCAACAGTCAACACCCTTTTGTGCGCCGACCCCAACGCCGAagtcctccccaacccagtcCGTGTCACTGTTGCTGCGTCCCCCCCAACAGCGAGGTTATTCGAGCAAATGACCGCGTTCAACCTCTACCCTGTCCACGTCTATGGTCTTACCGAAACATACGGTCCAATCACCAGGGGTTACCTCCTACCAGAATGGGACCTCCTGCCCCCCCACGAGAAGTTTGCAAAAATGGCAAGGCAAGGTCATGGATTTCTCACCTCGCTTGGTGTGCGTGTCGtcaagacggccgaggatgGGAGTAGCCTAGGCGGGGAGCCGGTAGACGTTGCCAAGAACGGAAAGGAAGTAGGCGAGATTGTTTTTGAGGGGAATATCTGCTGCAAGGGGTACTACAAAGACCCGGAGGCGACGAGGAAGCTctttgaggggggtgttCTCCGCTCTGGGGACCTGGCAGTCTGGTGTGAGGATGGGAGTATTTTGATTCAAGATAGGCAGAAGGATATCATTATCTCTG GTGGTGAAAACATCTCCTCTGTCGCCCTTGAATCAATGCTAGTCGAGCATCCCTCCGTCCTCGAAGCCGGCGTCGTCGCAGTGCCTGACTCTCACTGGGGGGAGAGGCCAAAGGCTTACCTCACAGTCAAGCAAGGGCAAACAATTGATGAAAAGGAGTTTATCGACTGGGCGAAACACCAGAGCAGTATCAGTAAATTCATGgtgccgagggaggtggaggtggtgagggagttgccAAAGACGAGCACGGGGAAGATAAGGAAGAACGTCCTTCGGGACTGGGCCAAGAAGGGGACGCCCGGGGATGTTAAACTTTGA
- a CDS encoding uncharacterized protein (CAZy:GH1; EggNog:ENOG503NYFB; COG:G) — protein sequence MSLPSDFLWGFATAAYQIEGSADVDGRGPSIWDTFCAIPGKIADGSSGAVACDSYKRTKEDIDLLKSLGAKAYRFSISWSRVIPLGGRNDPVNQKGLDHYVKFVDDLLEAGITPFITLFHWDLPDALDKRYGGFLNKEEFTADFENYARVLFKAIPKCKHWITFNEPWCTSILGYNSGYFAPGHTSDRTRSAVGDSARECWIVGHNILIAHGKAVKVYREEFKPVNGGEIGITLNGDAVLPWDPEDPADVEACDRKIEFAISWFADPIYFGKYPDSMLKQLGDRLPTFTPEEVALVKGSNDFYGMNHYTANYIKHKTGTPPDDDFLGNLETLFYSKSGECIGPETQSFWLRPHAQGFRDLLNWLSKRYGYPKIYVTENGTSLKGENDMSLEQIVEDDFRVKYFDDYVHAMAKAFSEDGVNVRGYLAWSLMDNFEWAEGYETRFGVTYVDYENDQKRYPKKSAKAMKPLFESLIKKE from the exons ATGTCTCTTCCCAGTGATTTCCTGTGGGGTTTCGCTACCGCTGC GTACCAGATCGAGGGTTCCGCTGATGTCGATGGCCGTGGCCCCTCCATTTGGGACACCTTCTGTGCCATCCCCGGCAAGATCGCTGATGGCAGCTCCGGTGCCGTCGCTTGTGACTCGTACAAGCGCACCAAGGAGGACATTGACCTCCTGAAGTCGTTGGGCGCCAAGGCCTACcgcttctccatctcctggtCCCGCGTCATCCCCCTCGGTGGCCGCAACGACCCCGTCAACCAGAAAGGTCTTGACCACTATGTCAAGTTCGTCGATGACCTCCTCGAGGCCGGCATCACccccttcatcaccctcttccacTGGGATCTCCCCGACGCCCTAGACAAGCGCTACGGCGGCTTCCTCAACAAGGAGGAGTTCACCGCCGACTTTGAGAACTACGCCCGCGTCCTCTTCAAGGCCATCCCCAAGTGCAAGCACTGGATCACCTTCAACGAGCCCTGGTGCACCTCCATCCTCGGCTACAACTCTGGCTACTTCGCCCCCGGCCACACCTCTGACCGCACCCGCTCCGCCGTCGGCGACAGCGCCCGCGAGTGCTGGATCGTCGGccacaacatcctcatcgcccacgGCAAGGCCGTCAAGGTCTACCGCGAGGAGTTCAAGCCCGTCAACGGCGGCGAGATCGGCATCACGCTGAACGGCGACGCCGTCCTCCCCTGGGACCCCGAGGACCCCGCCGACGTCGAGGCCTGCGACCGCAAGATCGAGTTCGCCATTTCGTGGTTTGCCGACCCCATCTACTTTGGCAAGTACCCCGACTCGATGCTCAAGCAGCTCGGCGACCGCCTCCCCACTTTCACTCCTGAGGAGGTTGCGCTCGTCAAGGGCTCCAACGACTTTTATGGCATGAACCACTACACGGCCAACTACATCAAGCACAAGACCGGCACCCCTCCCGACGACGActtcctcggcaacctcgaGACGCTCTTCTACTCCAAGAGCGGCGAGTGCATCGGCCCCGAGACGCAGTCCTTCTGGCTCCGCCCCCACGCCCAGGGTTTCCGGGACTTGCTCAACTGGCTGAGCAAGAGGTACGGCTACCCCAAGATCTACGTCACCGAGAACGGCACCTCGCTCAAGGGCGAGAACGACATGAGCCTGGAGCAGATTGTCGAGGACGACTTTAGAGTCAAGTACTTTGACGACTATGTCCATGCCATGGCCAAGGCCTTCTCCGAGGATGGCGTCAACGTCCGGGGTTACCTGGCCTGGTCGCTGATGGACAACTTTGAGTGGGCTGAGGGGTACGAGACGAGGTTTGGTGTGACGTATGTCGACTATGAGAATGATCAGAAGAGATACCCCAAGAAGAGCGCCAAGGCGATGAAGCCGCTGTTTGAGAGCTTGATTAAGAAGGAGTAA